Proteins encoded within one genomic window of Lysinibacillus louembei:
- a CDS encoding YuzD family protein, giving the protein MTTSKAVIEIYGADIVCASCVNAPSSKDTYEWLQAAIDRKYPNQPFTIRYVDIEGDLNDDRDLDYANRIQDDEFFYPLVLINDEVIGEGYIQIKPVYAALEKLGYIPEEKA; this is encoded by the coding sequence ATGACAACATCTAAAGCAGTAATCGAAATATACGGAGCAGACATTGTTTGTGCAAGCTGTGTCAATGCCCCGTCTTCTAAGGACACATATGAATGGCTACAAGCTGCCATCGATCGCAAATATCCAAATCAGCCTTTTACAATTCGCTACGTTGATATTGAAGGAGACCTAAATGACGATCGAGATCTTGATTATGCCAACCGCATTCAAGATGATGAATTTTTCTACCCACTCGTTTTAATTAATGATGAAGTCATCGGTGAAGGCTATATTCAAATCAAGCCTGTCTACGCCGCCCTTGAAAAACTAGGCTATATCCCTGAAGAAAAAGCCTAA
- a CDS encoding NifU family protein yields MTELEQREQVQEVLDKLRPFLLRDGGDCELVDVEEGIVKLRLLGACGSCPSSTITLKAGIERALLEEVPGIVEVEQVF; encoded by the coding sequence ATGACAGAATTAGAACAACGCGAACAAGTACAAGAAGTTTTAGATAAATTACGTCCGTTTTTACTACGTGACGGTGGAGATTGCGAATTAGTAGATGTAGAAGAAGGTATTGTGAAATTACGATTACTAGGCGCATGCGGTAGCTGCCCAAGCTCTACAATTACATTAAAAGCTGGTATTGAACGCGCATTATTAGAAGAAGTACCAGGCATTGTCGAAGTAGAGCAAGTATTCTAA
- a CDS encoding sodium-dependent transporter produces the protein MGQQQEQWTSRLGFILATAGSAIGLGAIWKFPYIAGISGGGAFFLIFLIFTLFMGLPILLAEFVIGRGSQKDAVSAYLTFAPNSKWHFVGILGMVTCFILLSFYSVVGGWIILYMVQAVIGNLSGLSESAYAPLFNDFIANPIYAILFQFIFMAITIYVVAKGVQQGIERAGKIMMPALFISFLILIIRSLTLDGVGEGLHFFLYPDFSNMSSKTILFALGQSFFAISVGVSVMVTYSSYLSKNEDLPKSALMIVMMNLFISLLAGLAIFPAVFSFGFEPTEGPGLLFVVLPAVFNQMPFGVFFLFIFLILFLFATLTSAFSMLEIIVAAVTKQDRTKRKRTTWITGILIFIVGIPSALSYGVLSDFTIFDKTIFDAADYLVSNILMPLGALLIALFAGFKIPRKVLLEEISDGASYAKKIFAIWLIAIKYIAPIAIIIVFLDAIGILKF, from the coding sequence ATGGGTCAACAGCAAGAACAATGGACATCAAGATTAGGTTTTATTTTAGCAACAGCTGGCTCCGCTATTGGATTAGGCGCGATTTGGAAGTTTCCTTATATAGCTGGAATTTCTGGTGGGGGTGCATTTTTTCTCATCTTTTTAATTTTTACATTATTTATGGGTCTGCCAATTTTACTTGCAGAGTTTGTTATTGGACGAGGCTCACAAAAGGATGCCGTTTCAGCATATTTAACATTTGCCCCTAATTCGAAATGGCATTTTGTCGGGATACTTGGCATGGTTACATGCTTTATTTTATTATCCTTTTACAGTGTTGTTGGTGGCTGGATTATTCTTTACATGGTTCAAGCTGTTATTGGGAATTTATCGGGGCTTTCAGAAAGCGCCTATGCACCGCTATTTAATGATTTTATCGCCAATCCGATATATGCGATCCTATTCCAATTTATTTTTATGGCGATTACCATTTATGTTGTAGCAAAAGGTGTTCAGCAGGGGATTGAGCGCGCAGGTAAAATTATGATGCCAGCTTTATTTATTTCCTTTCTTATTTTAATTATCCGCTCTTTAACATTGGATGGCGTTGGGGAAGGGCTGCACTTTTTCTTATATCCTGATTTTTCAAATATGAGCTCTAAGACAATTTTATTTGCATTAGGACAGTCCTTTTTCGCTATTAGTGTCGGGGTGTCTGTTATGGTCACATACAGCTCCTATTTATCGAAAAATGAAGATTTGCCTAAATCAGCATTGATGATTGTTATGATGAATTTATTTATTTCGCTTTTAGCAGGGCTAGCGATTTTTCCAGCAGTATTTTCATTTGGCTTTGAGCCGACTGAAGGCCCTGGGCTATTATTTGTTGTGTTACCTGCTGTGTTCAATCAAATGCCATTTGGAGTATTTTTCTTATTTATCTTTTTAATTTTGTTCTTGTTTGCGACATTGACATCTGCTTTTTCAATGCTAGAAATCATCGTAGCAGCTGTCACGAAGCAAGATCGTACAAAGCGTAAAAGGACAACATGGATTACGGGAATCCTAATCTTTATCGTTGGTATTCCTTCTGCCTTATCTTATGGGGTGTTAAGCGATTTTACGATTTTCGATAAAACGATTTTTGATGCTGCCGATTATCTTGTATCCAATATTTTAATGCCGTTAGGTGCGTTATTAATCGCCTTATTCGCAGGCTTTAAAATTCCACGCAAAGTGTTACTAGAAGAAATTAGCGATGGGGCAAGCTATGCCAAAAAAATATTTGCTATATGGTTAATTGCTATTAAATATATAGCACCAATTGCGATTATTATTGTCTTTTTAGATGCGATTGGCATATTGAAGTTTTAA